From the Fictibacillus halophilus genome, the window ATCCTTGTTATAACAGCCATCTACCCACCTTCTTTCACCAATTAGTGTACCATATTTAATGAATTTCGTACTGTTTGAACAGTCTTCAAACCATTGATTTGTATCTATAAGAGAATGTTAACGAAAACAAGCACCTTATCGTTGGATGAGGCAGAGGATTTTAAGCAGCATCGGTGGTTAGAACTGATTTTCAGGTGTAAAAAGCGCAGTTACGGGTGCTTACGCAGCTTTCTCAGGTGCAAATCCGTACATTACAGGTGATTAACCTCACTTTACCGGCGAACGCGTAATAAATAAAAGAACACATACCGTAAAAAGCAGATTCCACTACCCGCGGCTCACTCATTCATCACATAAAAAAGCATTCTCCCGTATTTGAGAGAATGCTTTTTTTGGTAAAAGTGCAACCTGCACTTATAAATGTTTATCAACAGCGTTTTGCATTTGCGCCATATTTATTCTCGAGCAATTCAGCAAAAAACTCTTTTTCAGTCGGTGGTGTGCGGTCTGGATGATTTTCTTTTAAGTGCCTCACATAAGCTTGATAATCAGGCAGATTTGATATTCCCTTTCCGATATATAAAAGGATCTGAAAGATGTCTTTTACCCATTTCCAAGCTGCTTGAAATGTCACGAAACATCACCAAGCTTTGTTTGCACAAATGGTTCTTCTACTGTTTCTAAAGGCTTCTCACTCTTAACTGCTTTGTACCAGATGCGCATCGCATCAATCAGCACAC encodes:
- a CDS encoding YbdD/YjiX family protein; amino-acid sequence: MTFQAAWKWVKDIFQILLYIGKGISNLPDYQAYVRHLKENHPDRTPPTEKEFFAELLENKYGANAKRC